In Alteromonas sp. V450, the following proteins share a genomic window:
- a CDS encoding cupin domain-containing protein: MTHPLVSKYKLEPHPEGGFYRQIFKSGNETKSYVHNANRPALTHIYFLLLKGQVSRFHRVLHDEVWNHYEGAPLQLFQLEKQQLWERRIGGENNDYVEVVKAGNFQAAATMGDYSLVGCTVAPGFDFEDFNFIEEPSMQEWIKVAHPDLARFI, encoded by the coding sequence ATGACGCATCCATTAGTAAGTAAGTACAAACTCGAGCCTCATCCAGAGGGCGGGTTCTATCGTCAAATTTTCAAGTCAGGGAACGAGACGAAGTCCTATGTTCATAACGCCAATCGACCAGCGCTTACTCATATCTATTTTCTTCTACTGAAGGGGCAAGTCAGTCGTTTCCATCGCGTATTACATGATGAAGTCTGGAATCACTATGAAGGGGCTCCGCTTCAGCTGTTTCAACTTGAAAAGCAACAATTGTGGGAACGTCGTATTGGTGGCGAGAACAATGATTATGTCGAAGTAGTAAAAGCGGGGAATTTTCAAGCAGCCGCTACTATGGGTGATTACTCTCTTGTTGGTTGTACCGTTGCACCGGGGTTTGATTTTGAGGACTTTAATTTCATTGAAGAGCCATCAATGCAAGAGTGGATAAAAGTTGCTCACC